In Mangifera indica cultivar Alphonso chromosome 1, CATAS_Mindica_2.1, whole genome shotgun sequence, a single genomic region encodes these proteins:
- the LOC123216483 gene encoding transcription factor HEC3-like: MDMNQTRLGNHVWEVEIGNIKDQILPDTISGFNSLLPSYNFDLQTPQITFSSALNHPFPSSNFFIEQIQHQQEVEEEEEPEEELGAMKEMMYRIAAMQQVDIDPSTIQKPKRRNIRISNDPQSVAARHRRERISEKMRILQRLVPGGTKMDTASMLDEAISYVKFLKRQIQLLQSNNNQQNISTQTPRLVDRQLSHPKTTTSNPLASSTTTISHHQQQLGPKVTSQDGKLVSSVSGKTID; the protein is encoded by the coding sequence ATGGATATGAATCAAACTCGGCTCGGGAATCATGTATGGGAAGTTGAAATAGGGAATATCAAAGATCAAATCCTGCCTGACACAATTTCCGGATTCAATTCTCTACTTCCAAGCTATAACTTCGATCTTCAAACGCCGCAAATCACTTTCTCATCAGCCTTAAACCACCCCTTTCCATCTTCCAACTTTTTTATTGAACAAATACAACACCAACAGGAagtagaggaagaagaagagccGGAAGAGGAGCTCGGTGCTATGAAAGAGATGATGTACAGGATCGCGGCAATGCAGCAAGTGGACATCGATCCATCCACCATTCAGAAGCCAAAAAGGCGAAACATTCGCATCAGCAACGACCCCCAGAGCGTGGCGGCGCGTCACCGACGGGAAAGAATCAGCGAAAAGATGAGAATTTTGCAAAGGCTTGTCCCGGGAGGCACAAAAATGGACACGGCGTCCATGCTGGACGAGGCCATCAGCTATGTCAAATTCCTGAAAAGGCAAATTCAGTTACTGCAATCGaataataatcaacaaaacatatcaaCACAGACGCCACGCCTTGTGGACAGGCAACTTTCGCACCCAAAGACGACTACGAGTAACCCTCTTGCTTCATCAACCACCACAATCTCACACCATCAGCAGCAGCTGGGTCCTAAAGTTACAAGCCAGGATGGAAAATTAGTAAGCTCAGTCAGTGGAAAAACAATTGattaa